The sequence TGGACTTGATATTCGACAACGTGAAGTGGTATTCCATACACTCAGCCGGTCAATCGTACGTAATACGAGCGCCAAAGCAGCAGTGGATATGGCTATCTATGATTTGTTTGGCCAATTGGCGGGGGTGCCATTGTATCAATTGCTTGGGGGCTTTCGTCAGGCAATCGACACGGATTTTACGGTTAGTGTGAGTGATTGTGTGGAAATGGCGGACGACGCGGAACGTTATGTGGCGAACAGCTTCAATGTGTTAAAAGTGAAGGTGGGCATTGGGAAAATCAGTGAAGATATTGCACGCATTCGGGCGATACGTCAGCGTGTTGGGGGTGCCCCTAAAATTCGCCTTGACGCGAATCAAGGGTGGCAGCCGAAAGAGGCAGTCCGTGCGATTCGATTATTGGAAGATGCAGGGCTCGATATTGAATTGATTGAACAGCCGGTGCTTGCTGACGATATAGAGGGTTTAAAATATGTAACGGACAATACACTGACGCCAATTATGGCGGATGAAAGTGTCTTTTCGGCAAGGGACGCGTTACGGGTTCTTCAATTGCGTGCAGCGGATTTGATTAACATTAAGCTGATGAAATCGGGCGGTATTCATAGGGCATTGACTATTAATACGCTGGCACAATCGTATGGTGTAGAGTGTATGGTCGGTAGCATGATTGAGACGAAGCTTGGAGTTACAGCAGCGGCACATTTTGCGGCAAGTCAGCCGAATGTTACTCGTTTTGATTTAGATGCACCGCTGATGTTAGCGCAGGATATTATTGCTGGCGGGATTGTTTACGAAGGAAGGACCATTCATCTTCCTAAAACACCTGGGCTTGGACTAGATGCTAGGCGAATGGAGCTCATCGGGAAGGAGGCGGAGGGCAGTGAACACGTGGTATTGTGCGGTCCCGGTAGCGACGATGTGGACGTCACCCGAATCTGTTAGGGACATTGACCGGGCTGGACTAACAAATCCAGTTCGGTTAACAAAGTGGCTAGAGCAGCTATCGTTCGAAGTGCGTCTGGATCTGTATGAGGGGAATCGAGTGCAGACGCAATTATTGTATGGGGAACCGGTTATTGTTGAGGAAACTCAGGGAGATTGGGCAAAAGTGATTGCTGTTTGGCAGCCGTCAAAAAAAGATGAGCGTGGCTATCCGGGGTGGGTGCCGCTTGTGCAGTTGAAAGAGGCGCGGCCGGTTCGTGCGCAAGGGTTTGTCAAAGTGACTGCAGGAAAAGCGCAGCTTTGGCATGTGGATGGTTCGCCTTCTATCGTGATTCCATTTAATGTGATACTGCCATATATGGATGAGTGGTCGAATGATACAGTACGTGTTTGTACACCAGACGGGGAGGCATTGTTACTGAATCAGGATGTGGAAAAAGCTCCATCCATTCACCAATTTACCAAGAGGCCTGTTGCGGACGCTGTAGACAAGGGGCTTGCTTTCCTCGATGTTTCCTATTTATGGGGAGGAATGTCCTCGTATGGCTATGATTGTTCTGGATTCACCTACAATATGTTGAAGGCGTGTGGTTATTTCATTCCACGAGATGCAGACGAACAGGCATGCGGTAGCCAGGTGATTCCGTTGGACAATCCGGCGCATTGGAAAAAGGGAGATCTTCTTTTCTTTGCTAATGATGAAGGGAAAGGTACTATTCGGCATGTCGGGTTTTATTATGGCGATGGGGTGCTTTTGCATGCACCGTCGACGGGAAAATCGGTTGAGCTGTTGAAACTTCAAGGATCCGATTTGGCAAGAGACCTTTGTGCTGTTCGGCGTTACGGGGTGAAGTTTCATGAATGAGAGAAAATGACTTAGTCGTTCCGTATAGGACGGTTTTTTTGTTTGGTAAAAGTTACTTATGGGTAGATTAATGAAGTATGTATCAATGAAATAACATCAGAAAGAAGTCGTTTAGAATTGCGGAAATGTTGAAGAAACAGAATGAATCCTTTATAATAGGACAGTCATCTACAATCCTCGACAAAATTCGACATAATCTACTTCAACCCACTCCAAATGGGTTCCGATCAACAGGACGCTTGTCCTAATTTGCATGTTCTTGCAGACACTAAAAACAGACAACTAGTTAAGGAAGCATACGAGAAAAATCTAGCAGAATGAACTGTTGCTTGGTTTATTTATTAAACAAAAAAAGAGGTGCTTTGAATTGAAGTTATCACCAGTTGAACAGGAGAAATTATTGTTACACGTTGCGGGAGAATTGGCTATTAAGCGTA comes from Sporosarcina sp. FSL K6-3457 and encodes:
- a CDS encoding C40 family peptidase translates to MNTWYCAVPVATMWTSPESVRDIDRAGLTNPVRLTKWLEQLSFEVRLDLYEGNRVQTQLLYGEPVIVEETQGDWAKVIAVWQPSKKDERGYPGWVPLVQLKEARPVRAQGFVKVTAGKAQLWHVDGSPSIVIPFNVILPYMDEWSNDTVRVCTPDGEALLLNQDVEKAPSIHQFTKRPVADAVDKGLAFLDVSYLWGGMSSYGYDCSGFTYNMLKACGYFIPRDADEQACGSQVIPLDNPAHWKKGDLLFFANDEGKGTIRHVGFYYGDGVLLHAPSTGKSVELLKLQGSDLARDLCAVRRYGVKFHE
- a CDS encoding mandelate racemase/muconate lactonizing enzyme family protein, with protein sequence MHIRSIETIAVTIPLVKPFKTALRTVHTADAVYVKVTCDNGLVGWGEAVPTHVITGDSVGSITYAIEEVIAPQLIGLDIRQREVVFHTLSRSIVRNTSAKAAVDMAIYDLFGQLAGVPLYQLLGGFRQAIDTDFTVSVSDCVEMADDAERYVANSFNVLKVKVGIGKISEDIARIRAIRQRVGGAPKIRLDANQGWQPKEAVRAIRLLEDAGLDIELIEQPVLADDIEGLKYVTDNTLTPIMADESVFSARDALRVLQLRAADLINIKLMKSGGIHRALTINTLAQSYGVECMVGSMIETKLGVTAAAHFAASQPNVTRFDLDAPLMLAQDIIAGGIVYEGRTIHLPKTPGLGLDARRMELIGKEAEGSEHVVLCGPGSDDVDVTRIC